In Balaenoptera ricei isolate mBalRic1 chromosome 4, mBalRic1.hap2, whole genome shotgun sequence, the following are encoded in one genomic region:
- the VWA5B2 gene encoding von Willebrand factor A domain-containing protein 5B2 isoform X2 yields the protein MPGLYCPSSWTPLPLTDSWVRACANGPCLSLRARLTYHNPQPQPVDGVFVYPLAEAEVVSGFEAEAAGRRVSFQLQSRRRSQAACCRAVGPALGASTPRRCAQGHLVLDLAQARSTLVLPTGLIAAAGTMTVTLRSSRELPSRPDGVLRVALPSVLTPLAPPGPLGPPRPPGLCDDSPTSCFGMGSPEGDGPAWEEPAAPRDVFSGPARCPAPYTFSFEMLVTGPCLLAGLESPSHALRADAPPHASSAATICVTLAEGHHCDRALEILLHPSEPHQPHLMLEAGSLSSAEYEAQVRARRDFQRLQRRDSEGDRQMTTKGCPLWVEWIEKVSGARSCCQPRSELHSAWPRMTRGSRAQVWFLQRRFHKDILLNPVLVLSFCPDLSSKPGHLGTATRELLFLLDGSSMAHKDAIVLAVKSLPPQTLINLATFGTLVQPLFPESRPCSDCGPAHVLLLQEAVQLICESMEMLQAAGGPPDVRSALDWALGQPQHRAHPRQLFLLTAASPMAAETHQTLELMRWHRAAARCFSFGLGPACRQLLQDLSALSRGQAYFLRPGERLQPMLVQALRKALEPALSDISVDWFVPDAVEALLTPREIPALYPGDQLLGYCSLFRVDGFRSRPQGDQEPGWQSLGSSVFPSPEEAPSATSPGTEPTGTSEPLGTGTVSAELSSPWAAGDSDRIGADPLTDPVTDPGPNPSSDAAIWRRIFQSSYIREQYVLTHCSASPEPGPGSTGSSESPVSQGPGSPEGSAPLDPPSQQGCRSLAWAESAGSHSCPLPPPPPAPVKTGALSAEVLGRRRRAALTGRSLSSPPGRVNSVPGHLRHPSLGAAPDGPGPEPGQLLGQGLDDSGSLLSPVPMDWDMLMEPPFLFTAVPPSGELAPPAIPLPPQPPRCHVVIRALCGEQPMSWEVGVGLEMLWGPRDAGSLPPSPPERESAWDQALHRLTAASVVRDNEQLALRGRGETRADRGHARRSWLRALQTSKVSSAPSCFTCPVAVDATTREVLPSALQVQSSEPAEPPGTPPASQGHLDAAPLPPVVHSKGGWEPDQIGNSSSALGDHAAPIGGPHRLPPEPPSRLSLGRRKARGPDSHRLCSPNTGQASDSNSEGSNHDYLPLVRLQEAPGSFRLDAPFCAAVHISRERLCRASPFAAHRASLSPTSASSPWALLGHGAGQGDSATASCSPSPSSGSEGLGQVDSGRGSDTEASEGAEGPGGADLRGRTWATAVALAWLEHRCAAAFGEWELAAAKADCWLRAQHLPDGLDLANLKAAARGLFLLLRHWDQNLQLHLLCYSPANM from the exons ATGCCCGGCCTGTACTGCCCCTCCAGCTGGACGCCGCTGCCCCTCACGGACTCCTGGGTTCGGGCCTGCGCCAATGGACCCTGCCTCAGCCTGCGGGCCCGGCTCACCTACCACAACCCACAGCCGCAGCCTGTGGACG GCGTGTTTGTGTACCCGCTGGCCGAGGCCGAAGTGGTTTCGGGCTTCGAGGCGGAGGCCGCAGGACGGCGCGTCTCCTTCCAGCTGCAGAGCCGGCGCCGCTCGCAGGCCGCCTGCTGCCGCGCGGTGGGCCCCGCGCTGGGGGCCTCAACACCCCGCCGCTGTGCGCAGG GTCATCTTGTCTTGGATCTGGCCCAGGCCCGGTCCACACTGGTGCTGCCCACAGGCCTCATCGCCGCAGCCGGCACCATGACAGTGACCCTGCGCAGCAGCCGGGAGCTGCCCTCCAGGCCTGACGGGGTACTGCGCGTGGCCCTGCCCTCCGTGCTCACCCCTCTGGCCCCGCCAGGCCCGCTGGGGCCCCCCAGGCCTCCGGGGCTCTGTGACGACAG CCCCACCAGCTGCTTCGGAATGGGCAGCCCTGAGGGGGATGGGCCAGCCTGGGAGGAGCCAGCTGCCCCTCGGGACGTGTTCTCAGGCCCTGCCCGTTGCCCGGCCCCGTACACCTTCTCCTTTGAGATGCTGGTGACTGGGCCATGCCTGCTGGCAG GCCTGGAGAGCCCCTCTCATGCTCTGCGGGCAGATGCCCCCCCTCATGCCAGCTCTGCAGCCACCATCTGTGTCACACTGGCAGAGGGCCACCACTGCGACCGGGCCTTGGAGATCCTGCTGCACCCCAGTG AGCCCCACCAGCCACACCTGATGCTGGAGGCCGGCAGCCTGAGCTCAGCAGAATACGAGGCCCAGGTGAGGGCCCGCCGGGATTTCCAGAGGCTGCAGCGAAGGGACAGTGAGGGGGACCGGCAG ATGACTACAAAAGGGTGCCCCCTCTGGGTGGAATGGATTGAGAAAGTCTCCGGGGCTAGGTCCTGCTGCCAGCCTAGGTCGGAGTTGCACTCAGCCTGGCCCAGGATGACTCGGGGCTCCCGTGCTCAGGTATGGTTCCTGCAGCGACGCTTCCACAAGGACATCCTGCTGAACCCCGTGCTGGTGCTGAGCTTCTGCCCGGACCTGAGCTCCAAGCCTGGACACCTGGGCACAGCTACTCGGGAGCTCCTCTTCCTGTTGGATGGCAGCAGCATGGCACACAAG GATGCCATCGTTTTGGCTGTGAAGTCGCTCCCGCCCCAGACACTCATCAACCTGGCCACGTTTGGCACATTGGTGCAGCCCCTCTTCCCAGAGAGCCGGCCTTGCAGTGAT TGTGGCCCAGCCCATGtccttctcctccaggaagctgtgCAGCTGATCTGCGAGAGCATGGAGATGCTGCAGGCTGCGGGCGGCCCCCCGGATGTGAGGTCTGCGCTGGACTGGGCCCTGGGGCAGCCCCAGCACAGGGCCCACCCTCGGCAGCTCTTCCTGCTCACCGCTGCCTCGCCCATGGCTGCTGAGACCCACCAAACCCTGGAGCTCATGAGGTGGCACAGGGCGGCAGCCAG GTGCTTCTCCTTTGGGCTGGGGCCTGCCTGCCGCCAGCTGCTGCAGGATCTGTCTGCCCTCAGCAGGGGCCAGGCCTACTTCCTGAGGCCTGGGGAAAGGCTGCAGCCCATG CTGGTGCAGGCCCTGCGGAAGGCACTGGAGCCCGCGTTGAGCGACATCTCTGTGGACTGGTTTGTGCCCGATGCGGTGGAGGCGCTGCTGACGCCCCGGGAGATCCCAGCGCTCTATCCCGGGGACCAGCTGCTCGGTTACTGCTCGCTCTTCAGGGTGGACGGCTTCCGGTCCCGCCCCCAAGGG GACCAAGAGCCTGGCTGGCAGAGCTTGGGCAGCTCCGTGTTCCCATCCCCAGAGGAAGCACCATCTGCCACCAGCCCTGGCACCGAGCCCACTGGCACCTCAGAGCCACTGGGAACAGGCACTGTGTCAGCAGAGCTGTCCagcccgtgggctgctggggactcAGATCGGA TAGGTGCTGATCCTCTGACAGACCCAGTCACGGACCCTGGACCTAACCCCTCTTCTGACGCAGCCATATGGCGCCGCATCTTCCAGTCCTCATACATCCGGGAGCAGTATGTGCTTACCCACTGCTCTGCCAGCCCAGAGCCAGGCCCAGGCTCCACAGGCAGCAGCGAGTCCCCCGTCTCCCAGGGCCCTGGGTCCCCCGAAGGCAGTGCTCCCCTGGATCCCCCTTCTCAGCAGGGCTGCCGCAGCCTGGCCTGGGCAGAATCTGCTGGCTCCCACTCctgccccctgcctccacccccaccGGCTCCAGTCAAG ACTGGGGCCTTGAGTGCTGAGGTGTTGGGCCGTCGACGCAGAGCGGCTCTAACTGGCCGAAGCCTCTCATCCCCCCCAGGCCGGGTGAACTCAGTCCCTGGCCATCTCCGGCACCCCTCTCTGGGGGCAGCACCAGATGGGCCAGGCCCTGAGCCAGGGCAGCTGCTGGGACAGGGCCTGGATGACTCAG gaagcctgctcTCCCCAGTCCCCATGGACTGGGACATGTTGATGGAACCACCCTTCTTGTTCACGGCTGTTCCCCCCAGTGGGGAGTTGGCCCCTCCAGCAATACCACTGCCTCCCCAGCCTCCACGCTGCCATGTGGTGATCCGGGCCCTGTGCGGGGAGCAGCCTATGAGCTGGGAGGTGGGCGTTGGGCTGGAGATGCTGTGGGGGCCTAGGGACGCTGGCTCACTGCCTCCGTCACCCCCTGAAAGAGAAAGTGCTTGGGACCAAGCACTCCATCGACTGACAGCAGCTTCCGTGGTCCGGGACAACGAGCAGCTGGCTCTCCGAGGACGGGGCGAGACCAGGGCTGACCGGG GTCATGCCCGGAGGTCCTGGCTCCGAGCCCTTCAGACAAGCAAGGTCAGCTCTGCCCCTTCCTGCTTCACTTGCCCTGTAGCTGTGGATGCTACCACCAGAGAGGTCCTACCTTCAGCCCTGCAGGTGCAGAGCTCAG AGCCAGCCGAACCCCCGGGCACCCCTCCTGCCTCTCAAGGTCATCTAGATGCAGCTCCTCTGCCCCCAGTCGTCCACTCTAAAG GCGGCTGGGAGCCGGACCAAATTGGCAACTCCAGTTCTGCTTTGGGGGACCACGCAGCCCCCATCGGAGGTCCTCATCGTCTGCCCCCCGAGCCTCCCTCTCGGCTCAGCCTGGGCCGTCGGAAGGCCAGAGGCCCAGACAGCCATAGACTCTGCAGCCCCAACACGGGCCAAGCCAGTGACAGCAACAGTGAAGGCAGCAACCACGACTACCTGCCCTTG GTGCGCTTGCAGGAGGCGCCCGGCTCCTTCCGCCTAGACGCGCCCTTCTGCGCAGCGGTGCACATCTCTCGGGAGCGCCTGTGCCGTGCCTCGCCCTTCGCTGCACATCGCGCCAGCCTCAGCCCCACCTCGGCCTCCTCTCCCTGGGCACTGCTAGGCCATGGTGCTGGCCAGGGTGACAGTGCCACGGCCTCTTGCAGCCCATCCCCCAGCTCGGGCTCCGAGGGTCTAGGCCAGGTGGACAGTGGCCGGGGCTCAGACACCGAGGCCTCGGAGGGGGCGGAAGGGCCTGGTGGTGCCGACCTGCGGGGCCGGACTTGGGCCACTGCTGTGGCGCTTGCGTGGCTGGAGCACCGCTGTGCCGCGGCCTTCGGCGAGTGGGAACTGGCGGCAGCTAAGGCTGACTGTTGGCTGCGGGCCCAGCACCTGCCCGACGGCCTCGACCTGGCCAACCTCAAGGCCGCAGCCCGGGGTCTCTTCCTGCTGCTGCGCCACTGGGACCAGAACCTGCAGCTGCACCTGCTGTGCTACAGCCCAGCAAACATGTGA
- the VWA5B2 gene encoding von Willebrand factor A domain-containing protein 5B2 isoform X1 → MPGLYCPSSWTPLPLTDSWVRACANGPCLSLRARLTYHNPQPQPVDGVFVYPLAEAEVVSGFEAEAAGRRVSFQLQSRRRSQAACCRAVGPALGASTPRRCAQGHLVLDLAQARSTLVLPTGLIAAAGTMTVTLRSSRELPSRPDGVLRVALPSVLTPLAPPGPLGPPRPPGLCDDSPTSCFGMGSPEGDGPAWEEPAAPRDVFSGPARCPAPYTFSFEMLVTGPCLLAGLESPSHALRADAPPHASSAATICVTLAEGHHCDRALEILLHPSEPHQPHLMLEAGSLSSAEYEAQVRARRDFQRLQRRDSEGDRQMTTKGCPLWVEWIEKVSGARSCCQPRSELHSAWPRMTRGSRAQVWFLQRRFHKDILLNPVLVLSFCPDLSSKPGHLGTATRELLFLLDGSSMAHKACGSTDAIVLAVKSLPPQTLINLATFGTLVQPLFPESRPCSDCGPAHVLLLQEAVQLICESMEMLQAAGGPPDVRSALDWALGQPQHRAHPRQLFLLTAASPMAAETHQTLELMRWHRAAARCFSFGLGPACRQLLQDLSALSRGQAYFLRPGERLQPMLVQALRKALEPALSDISVDWFVPDAVEALLTPREIPALYPGDQLLGYCSLFRVDGFRSRPQGDQEPGWQSLGSSVFPSPEEAPSATSPGTEPTGTSEPLGTGTVSAELSSPWAAGDSDRIGADPLTDPVTDPGPNPSSDAAIWRRIFQSSYIREQYVLTHCSASPEPGPGSTGSSESPVSQGPGSPEGSAPLDPPSQQGCRSLAWAESAGSHSCPLPPPPPAPVKTGALSAEVLGRRRRAALTGRSLSSPPGRVNSVPGHLRHPSLGAAPDGPGPEPGQLLGQGLDDSGSLLSPVPMDWDMLMEPPFLFTAVPPSGELAPPAIPLPPQPPRCHVVIRALCGEQPMSWEVGVGLEMLWGPRDAGSLPPSPPERESAWDQALHRLTAASVVRDNEQLALRGRGETRADRGHARRSWLRALQTSKVSSAPSCFTCPVAVDATTREVLPSALQVQSSEPAEPPGTPPASQGHLDAAPLPPVVHSKGGWEPDQIGNSSSALGDHAAPIGGPHRLPPEPPSRLSLGRRKARGPDSHRLCSPNTGQASDSNSEGSNHDYLPLVRLQEAPGSFRLDAPFCAAVHISRERLCRASPFAAHRASLSPTSASSPWALLGHGAGQGDSATASCSPSPSSGSEGLGQVDSGRGSDTEASEGAEGPGGADLRGRTWATAVALAWLEHRCAAAFGEWELAAAKADCWLRAQHLPDGLDLANLKAAARGLFLLLRHWDQNLQLHLLCYSPANM, encoded by the exons ATGCCCGGCCTGTACTGCCCCTCCAGCTGGACGCCGCTGCCCCTCACGGACTCCTGGGTTCGGGCCTGCGCCAATGGACCCTGCCTCAGCCTGCGGGCCCGGCTCACCTACCACAACCCACAGCCGCAGCCTGTGGACG GCGTGTTTGTGTACCCGCTGGCCGAGGCCGAAGTGGTTTCGGGCTTCGAGGCGGAGGCCGCAGGACGGCGCGTCTCCTTCCAGCTGCAGAGCCGGCGCCGCTCGCAGGCCGCCTGCTGCCGCGCGGTGGGCCCCGCGCTGGGGGCCTCAACACCCCGCCGCTGTGCGCAGG GTCATCTTGTCTTGGATCTGGCCCAGGCCCGGTCCACACTGGTGCTGCCCACAGGCCTCATCGCCGCAGCCGGCACCATGACAGTGACCCTGCGCAGCAGCCGGGAGCTGCCCTCCAGGCCTGACGGGGTACTGCGCGTGGCCCTGCCCTCCGTGCTCACCCCTCTGGCCCCGCCAGGCCCGCTGGGGCCCCCCAGGCCTCCGGGGCTCTGTGACGACAG CCCCACCAGCTGCTTCGGAATGGGCAGCCCTGAGGGGGATGGGCCAGCCTGGGAGGAGCCAGCTGCCCCTCGGGACGTGTTCTCAGGCCCTGCCCGTTGCCCGGCCCCGTACACCTTCTCCTTTGAGATGCTGGTGACTGGGCCATGCCTGCTGGCAG GCCTGGAGAGCCCCTCTCATGCTCTGCGGGCAGATGCCCCCCCTCATGCCAGCTCTGCAGCCACCATCTGTGTCACACTGGCAGAGGGCCACCACTGCGACCGGGCCTTGGAGATCCTGCTGCACCCCAGTG AGCCCCACCAGCCACACCTGATGCTGGAGGCCGGCAGCCTGAGCTCAGCAGAATACGAGGCCCAGGTGAGGGCCCGCCGGGATTTCCAGAGGCTGCAGCGAAGGGACAGTGAGGGGGACCGGCAG ATGACTACAAAAGGGTGCCCCCTCTGGGTGGAATGGATTGAGAAAGTCTCCGGGGCTAGGTCCTGCTGCCAGCCTAGGTCGGAGTTGCACTCAGCCTGGCCCAGGATGACTCGGGGCTCCCGTGCTCAGGTATGGTTCCTGCAGCGACGCTTCCACAAGGACATCCTGCTGAACCCCGTGCTGGTGCTGAGCTTCTGCCCGGACCTGAGCTCCAAGCCTGGACACCTGGGCACAGCTACTCGGGAGCTCCTCTTCCTGTTGGATGGCAGCAGCATGGCACACAAGGCCTGTGGGAGCACG GATGCCATCGTTTTGGCTGTGAAGTCGCTCCCGCCCCAGACACTCATCAACCTGGCCACGTTTGGCACATTGGTGCAGCCCCTCTTCCCAGAGAGCCGGCCTTGCAGTGAT TGTGGCCCAGCCCATGtccttctcctccaggaagctgtgCAGCTGATCTGCGAGAGCATGGAGATGCTGCAGGCTGCGGGCGGCCCCCCGGATGTGAGGTCTGCGCTGGACTGGGCCCTGGGGCAGCCCCAGCACAGGGCCCACCCTCGGCAGCTCTTCCTGCTCACCGCTGCCTCGCCCATGGCTGCTGAGACCCACCAAACCCTGGAGCTCATGAGGTGGCACAGGGCGGCAGCCAG GTGCTTCTCCTTTGGGCTGGGGCCTGCCTGCCGCCAGCTGCTGCAGGATCTGTCTGCCCTCAGCAGGGGCCAGGCCTACTTCCTGAGGCCTGGGGAAAGGCTGCAGCCCATG CTGGTGCAGGCCCTGCGGAAGGCACTGGAGCCCGCGTTGAGCGACATCTCTGTGGACTGGTTTGTGCCCGATGCGGTGGAGGCGCTGCTGACGCCCCGGGAGATCCCAGCGCTCTATCCCGGGGACCAGCTGCTCGGTTACTGCTCGCTCTTCAGGGTGGACGGCTTCCGGTCCCGCCCCCAAGGG GACCAAGAGCCTGGCTGGCAGAGCTTGGGCAGCTCCGTGTTCCCATCCCCAGAGGAAGCACCATCTGCCACCAGCCCTGGCACCGAGCCCACTGGCACCTCAGAGCCACTGGGAACAGGCACTGTGTCAGCAGAGCTGTCCagcccgtgggctgctggggactcAGATCGGA TAGGTGCTGATCCTCTGACAGACCCAGTCACGGACCCTGGACCTAACCCCTCTTCTGACGCAGCCATATGGCGCCGCATCTTCCAGTCCTCATACATCCGGGAGCAGTATGTGCTTACCCACTGCTCTGCCAGCCCAGAGCCAGGCCCAGGCTCCACAGGCAGCAGCGAGTCCCCCGTCTCCCAGGGCCCTGGGTCCCCCGAAGGCAGTGCTCCCCTGGATCCCCCTTCTCAGCAGGGCTGCCGCAGCCTGGCCTGGGCAGAATCTGCTGGCTCCCACTCctgccccctgcctccacccccaccGGCTCCAGTCAAG ACTGGGGCCTTGAGTGCTGAGGTGTTGGGCCGTCGACGCAGAGCGGCTCTAACTGGCCGAAGCCTCTCATCCCCCCCAGGCCGGGTGAACTCAGTCCCTGGCCATCTCCGGCACCCCTCTCTGGGGGCAGCACCAGATGGGCCAGGCCCTGAGCCAGGGCAGCTGCTGGGACAGGGCCTGGATGACTCAG gaagcctgctcTCCCCAGTCCCCATGGACTGGGACATGTTGATGGAACCACCCTTCTTGTTCACGGCTGTTCCCCCCAGTGGGGAGTTGGCCCCTCCAGCAATACCACTGCCTCCCCAGCCTCCACGCTGCCATGTGGTGATCCGGGCCCTGTGCGGGGAGCAGCCTATGAGCTGGGAGGTGGGCGTTGGGCTGGAGATGCTGTGGGGGCCTAGGGACGCTGGCTCACTGCCTCCGTCACCCCCTGAAAGAGAAAGTGCTTGGGACCAAGCACTCCATCGACTGACAGCAGCTTCCGTGGTCCGGGACAACGAGCAGCTGGCTCTCCGAGGACGGGGCGAGACCAGGGCTGACCGGG GTCATGCCCGGAGGTCCTGGCTCCGAGCCCTTCAGACAAGCAAGGTCAGCTCTGCCCCTTCCTGCTTCACTTGCCCTGTAGCTGTGGATGCTACCACCAGAGAGGTCCTACCTTCAGCCCTGCAGGTGCAGAGCTCAG AGCCAGCCGAACCCCCGGGCACCCCTCCTGCCTCTCAAGGTCATCTAGATGCAGCTCCTCTGCCCCCAGTCGTCCACTCTAAAG GCGGCTGGGAGCCGGACCAAATTGGCAACTCCAGTTCTGCTTTGGGGGACCACGCAGCCCCCATCGGAGGTCCTCATCGTCTGCCCCCCGAGCCTCCCTCTCGGCTCAGCCTGGGCCGTCGGAAGGCCAGAGGCCCAGACAGCCATAGACTCTGCAGCCCCAACACGGGCCAAGCCAGTGACAGCAACAGTGAAGGCAGCAACCACGACTACCTGCCCTTG GTGCGCTTGCAGGAGGCGCCCGGCTCCTTCCGCCTAGACGCGCCCTTCTGCGCAGCGGTGCACATCTCTCGGGAGCGCCTGTGCCGTGCCTCGCCCTTCGCTGCACATCGCGCCAGCCTCAGCCCCACCTCGGCCTCCTCTCCCTGGGCACTGCTAGGCCATGGTGCTGGCCAGGGTGACAGTGCCACGGCCTCTTGCAGCCCATCCCCCAGCTCGGGCTCCGAGGGTCTAGGCCAGGTGGACAGTGGCCGGGGCTCAGACACCGAGGCCTCGGAGGGGGCGGAAGGGCCTGGTGGTGCCGACCTGCGGGGCCGGACTTGGGCCACTGCTGTGGCGCTTGCGTGGCTGGAGCACCGCTGTGCCGCGGCCTTCGGCGAGTGGGAACTGGCGGCAGCTAAGGCTGACTGTTGGCTGCGGGCCCAGCACCTGCCCGACGGCCTCGACCTGGCCAACCTCAAGGCCGCAGCCCGGGGTCTCTTCCTGCTGCTGCGCCACTGGGACCAGAACCTGCAGCTGCACCTGCTGTGCTACAGCCCAGCAAACATGTGA